The sequence GTCCTATTTTGGGTGCTTTATATGGCCCAATTGCATTGGTTTGGATCGTTATAGGTAACGTTCTCGGCGGTGCAGTGCATGACTATTTTTCGGGTGTTATGAGCTTAAAAGAAGATGGTAAAAGCTTGCCTGAAATTGCTGGCCACTATTACAACGTGGTTTTCAAAGGCGTAATGTTGCTCTTTACCTGCATGCTGCTGTTTTTTGTGGGTGTGGTTTTTATCATGAGCCCTGCAGGCTTGTTGAGTAACCTGTCTTTTTTTGAAGGCACGTTTTTAGCCGGTAATACCTTTTGGGTGCTGCTCATTCTGGCTTATTACTTTTTTGCAACATTGCTGCCGATTGATAAAATCATCACCAAACTGTACCCGTTTTTTGGTTTGCTCATGATTATCATGACCACATCAATTGCCGTGGCAATTCTATTGGATGCGCCAAACCTGGGTGAAGTGAATAATATTTTCTCATACTTCACCGATGGTCATGATCACAGTTTATTACAGCGTAACCCTGATGGTCTGCCAGTCTGGCCGTTGTTGTTTGTAACGATAACCTGCGGTGCTATCAGTGGTTTCCACTCCACTCAGTCACCTATGATTGCCCGCTGCCTAACCAATGAAAAATATGCACGTCCGGTGTTTTACGGTGCAATGGTGTGTGAAGGTATTGTTGCCTGTGTATGGGCTATGGCGGGTATTGCTGCTTTCCCAGAGGGCTATGTTGGTTTGAAAGCCATGCTTGCGCAGGGTGGCCCTGGCTTAGTGGTTAATCATATTGCGACCACTTACCTTGGTGTGTTTGGTGGGGTTATGGCCATTTTAGCTGTTGCTGTTTTCCCGATCACCTCAGGTGATACTGCATTCCGTTCATTGCGCTTAACAATTATGGATGCGTTTAATATCTCACAAACAGTTGTCAACAGACTTGCTTTGGCTCTGCCTTTGTTGGGTGTCGGCTACCTGATGACGTTCTTGGACTTCTCTCTAATCTGGCGCTATTTCGCATTCTCGAATATGTTGTTGTCGACCAGCGTGTTGTGGCTAGCGACTAAATACCTGTTTGACCGCGGCACTTTCCATTGGATTGTTAGTATTCCTGCGGTGATTGGTACTGCGATTAGTGTTTCGTATATTTCCACTGCCAGCATCGGACTGAACTTCCCGCTGGATTACAGCAAGTGGATCGGTATAGCAGTGGCTATCGCTTGCATGACTGGATTGGTAATCCAGAATCAAAAACGTACCATTAAGGCAGCAGCTGCAGCCTAAAGAACTCGGATTCAACTGTTTTGCTAGCAAGAGCTTGACAAGGTGGCTGAATCCGAGAATAATGCGCGCCAAGTTGGCTACATAGCTCAGTTGGTTAGAGCGCAGCATTCATAATGCTGATGTCCCAGGTTCAAGTCCCGGTGTAGCCACCAAAATTTTTAAAGAGTTAGCGAAAGCTAGCTCTTTTTTTTTGGATGCGTTTTATGCCTGTTCAGCTAGATTAGGTGCAGGCGGCCGTTTGAGTGTCAATAAAACTCTATCTACCGTCAAACACAGGCGGCTGGTAAGTAAGGTAGAGCTGAGCGCTCGCAATAGGGTCAGGCTCTGTGCTTATGCTGTGTCAGCCAGCTGAGCGTATTTAAGACTCGCCGGCGATAGGGGCGCAGTAAGCCAATCACTGTGCTGTTCTTGAAGAGGAGTTTGTGATTCAAACTCTGTACCTAAGACAC comes from Pseudomonas sp. C27(2019) and encodes:
- a CDS encoding carbon starvation protein A, with translation MLIFFISLTVLILGYKFYSPFVEKQAGIDPTVQTPQQRLSDGVDYVAVHPVRAFLIQFLNIAGVGPIFGPILGALYGPIALVWIVIGNVLGGAVHDYFSGVMSLKEDGKSLPEIAGHYYNVVFKGVMLLFTCMLLFFVGVVFIMSPAGLLSNLSFFEGTFLAGNTFWVLLILAYYFFATLLPIDKIITKLYPFFGLLMIIMTTSIAVAILLDAPNLGEVNNIFSYFTDGHDHSLLQRNPDGLPVWPLLFVTITCGAISGFHSTQSPMIARCLTNEKYARPVFYGAMVCEGIVACVWAMAGIAAFPEGYVGLKAMLAQGGPGLVVNHIATTYLGVFGGVMAILAVAVFPITSGDTAFRSLRLTIMDAFNISQTVVNRLALALPLLGVGYLMTFLDFSLIWRYFAFSNMLLSTSVLWLATKYLFDRGTFHWIVSIPAVIGTAISVSYISTASIGLNFPLDYSKWIGIAVAIACMTGLVIQNQKRTIKAAAAA